A genomic stretch from Flavobacterium nitratireducens includes:
- a CDS encoding M15 family metallopeptidase has product MISTYRIITAFFFLFVFFSCQSQIPVLKSNQDRSEVSDTTFVNLKVYSSDFVYDMKYATEDNFLKAKVYDCAECYLRYKTVKALIKANEAFMKEGLRIKLYDCYRPLDIQKRMWAIVSNPEYVADPAKGSIHNRGGAVDITLVKKSGKELKMGTSFDFFGPEAGHNYEDLSQKVKDNRYLLKRVMLENGFNSFDSEWWHYNLKSGLKDKLSNEKWDCK; this is encoded by the coding sequence ATGATTTCAACGTATAGAATAATAACCGCATTTTTCTTTTTATTCGTATTCTTTTCTTGTCAATCCCAAATTCCCGTTTTAAAAAGTAATCAGGATAGAAGTGAGGTTAGTGATACTACTTTTGTTAACTTAAAAGTGTATAGTTCTGATTTTGTCTACGATATGAAATATGCTACCGAAGATAATTTCCTTAAAGCCAAAGTATACGATTGTGCCGAATGTTATTTGCGTTACAAAACGGTTAAGGCTTTGATTAAGGCAAACGAAGCTTTTATGAAAGAGGGTTTACGAATTAAATTGTATGATTGCTACCGACCTCTTGATATTCAAAAAAGAATGTGGGCAATAGTTTCTAATCCTGAATATGTTGCCGATCCCGCTAAAGGTTCCATACACAATAGAGGAGGAGCGGTTGATATTACTTTGGTAAAAAAATCCGGAAAAGAGCTAAAAATGGGTACTTCTTTCGATTTTTTTGGCCCCGAGGCAGGACATAACTATGAAGATTTGTCACAAAAAGTAAAAGATAATCGTTACTTATTGAAAAGAGTAATGCTTGAAAATGGATTTAATTCTTTCGATTCCGAATGGTGGCATTACAATTTGAAATCGGGTTTAAAGGATAAATTATCTAATGAAAAATGGGATTGTAAGTAA
- a CDS encoding C40 family peptidase — translation MFGICNLAIIPLRFEPSDKSEIVSQVLFGEHFKILEKRNQWSRIKLQYDDYEGWVDSKQYQLISETNYEQLTKETIILNADLIEYITAPNNLLIPIPLGASLSFLNNNEINTQNYEFEGNRVNGIKDKKHLINTAYMYLNAPYLWGGKTPFGIDCSGFTQMVYKLNGYKLLRDASQQATQGEALSFIEESEPGDLAFFDNEEGNIIHVGIIMENNYIIHASGKVRIDRIDHLGIFNNETNRHTHKLRVIKKIV, via the coding sequence ATGTTCGGAATCTGTAATTTAGCCATAATCCCACTTCGATTTGAACCTAGTGACAAAAGCGAAATTGTTTCTCAGGTGCTATTTGGTGAACACTTTAAAATACTAGAAAAACGCAATCAATGGTCTCGTATTAAATTACAATACGACGACTACGAAGGATGGGTAGATTCGAAACAATATCAATTGATTTCAGAAACAAATTACGAACAATTAACTAAAGAAACGATTATCTTAAATGCTGATTTAATCGAATACATTACAGCTCCTAACAATTTATTGATTCCCATTCCGCTAGGAGCTTCACTATCGTTTTTAAACAATAACGAAATCAACACTCAAAACTACGAATTTGAAGGCAATCGTGTCAACGGCATAAAAGACAAGAAACACCTCATCAATACCGCATATATGTACCTAAATGCTCCTTATTTATGGGGCGGAAAAACACCTTTTGGGATTGACTGCTCTGGATTTACCCAAATGGTGTACAAATTAAACGGATACAAATTACTAAGAGATGCTTCCCAACAAGCTACTCAAGGTGAAGCCTTGAGCTTTATTGAAGAAAGCGAACCAGGAGATTTGGCTTTCTTTGATAATGAGGAAGGAAATATCATTCACGTGGGAATAATTATGGAAAATAATTATATCATCCATGCCAGTGGAAAAGTTCGTATTGACCGAATTGACCATTTAGGTATTTTTAATAATGAAACGAACAGACATACACATAAATTGAGAGTGATTAAGAAGATTGTTTAA
- a CDS encoding acetyl-CoA C-acyltransferase — MNKKVVIVAAARTPIGSFMGGLANVTAPQLGATAIKGAMDKIKLDPTLVDEVLMGNVIQAGVGQAPARQAALFAGLQNTVPCTTINKVCASGMKAVMLGAQAIQSGDAQVVIAGGMENMSLIPHYTHLRSGTKFGPTTLVDGMQRDGLVDAYDNQAMGVYADLCAKEYNISREEQDQFAIESYRRSAQAWESGKFDTEVVPVEVPQRRGEPIVISKDEEYTNVKLDKIPSLNAVFTKDGTVTAANASTINDGAAALILMSEEKAAELHLKPLAYIKSYADAAQEPKWFTTSPAKALPKALDKAGISLDAVDFFEFNEAFSVVGLANIKILGLDSNKVNINGGAVSLGHPLGCSGARILVTLLNVLEQNNAKIGAAAICNGGGGASAIVIERI, encoded by the coding sequence ATGAACAAAAAAGTAGTAATAGTAGCCGCTGCAAGAACCCCTATTGGGAGTTTCATGGGTGGATTAGCCAATGTAACAGCACCTCAACTGGGTGCCACTGCCATCAAAGGCGCAATGGATAAAATAAAGCTAGATCCTACTCTGGTAGACGAAGTATTGATGGGCAATGTGATTCAGGCAGGTGTAGGTCAAGCACCAGCACGTCAGGCTGCTCTATTTGCCGGTTTACAAAACACAGTACCTTGTACTACGATTAATAAAGTTTGTGCTTCTGGAATGAAAGCAGTTATGCTGGGTGCTCAAGCCATCCAATCGGGCGATGCTCAGGTAGTAATTGCTGGAGGAATGGAAAATATGAGTTTAATTCCACATTATACCCATTTGCGTAGCGGAACAAAATTTGGCCCTACTACCCTAGTTGACGGAATGCAAAGGGATGGTTTAGTCGATGCCTACGACAATCAAGCTATGGGTGTCTACGCCGATCTTTGTGCTAAAGAATACAATATTAGCCGTGAAGAACAAGATCAATTTGCAATTGAATCTTATCGCCGTTCGGCTCAGGCTTGGGAATCAGGTAAGTTTGATACCGAAGTCGTTCCTGTAGAGGTGCCACAACGCCGTGGCGAACCAATTGTAATTTCAAAAGACGAAGAATATACGAATGTTAAGTTAGATAAAATTCCTTCATTGAATGCTGTTTTCACAAAAGACGGAACGGTTACTGCTGCTAATGCTTCTACAATCAATGATGGAGCAGCAGCCTTAATCCTTATGAGTGAAGAAAAAGCAGCCGAACTACATCTTAAACCTTTGGCTTATATAAAATCCTATGCTGATGCGGCTCAAGAACCAAAGTGGTTTACTACGAGTCCTGCTAAAGCCTTACCAAAAGCCTTAGACAAAGCAGGTATTAGCCTTGATGCTGTTGATTTTTTCGAATTCAACGAAGCCTTTTCGGTGGTAGGTTTAGCCAATATCAAAATCCTAGGTTTGGATAGCAATAAAGTAAACATCAACGGAGGTGCTGTATCTTTAGGACATCCTCTGGGTTGTTCTGGTGCCAGAATTCTGGTTACTTTGCTTAATGTTTTGGAGCAAAATAATGCCAAAATAGGAGCTGCTGCTATCTGTAATGGTGGTGGAGGCGCTTCAGCGATTGTTATTGAAAGAATCTAA
- a CDS encoding PIG-L family deacetylase, with product MLHIRTVFIIAFFCFFQLSQAQKPQKPNAVEIYNQIQKLNFLGSVLYIAAHPDDENTRLISYFSNEIKARTAYLSLTRGDGGQNLIGPELRELLGMIRTQELLEARKIDGGEQFFSRANDFGFSKNPDETFEIWDKEKVLADVIWTIRKFQPDVIINRFDHRSPGTTHGHHTASALLSVEAFGLSNNPERFPEQLQFYSIWQPKRVFFNPSIWFYGSQEKFDAADKTNFISLETGVYYPNLGVSNQEIAALSRSAHKSQGFGSTGSRGKDMEYLEFINGEPIKDKTNIFEGIDTSWNRVEGGKSIGKLINSIQERFDFSNPSASIPALLKAYQMIDALEEKHWKPIKLNEIKNTIAACAGLYLEAVATENQTTPGTALKIKIEAVNRSSIPMELQSIKNISNNNSTPITTILANNATQNLSVTIELPNDMPYTQPNWLKEKPSTGMYQVSEQKNIGVADIIRDAKLEFELVINGITMTFERPIVYKFNDNVKGEMYNYLDVVPEVSSRIIDQISFFNDGNTKKMAVIVKAGKDNIKGEVRLELNPDWSVFPDHIPFSLDKKDSEKTVFFEVTPPKEASETNVKSVVSLNEKKYDKEQVIINYEHISKQHVLVPAEAKFKKLDLKITNEKIGYIMGAGDNVPECLSQMGYKVSIITPEEINSRYLNNFDVIITGIRAYNTLPLLKTKQHLLLEFVKRGKTLIVQYNTPDKNIPANIAPYPLKISNDRVTDENSAVEFLAPNHPVLNYPNPITAKDFKGWTQEQGLYYPNEFDAAFTPIIASNDKGETPKKGALLVANYGKGNYIYTGLSLFRELPEGVSGAYRLIANMIALKSVETTETQP from the coding sequence ATGCTACATATAAGAACTGTATTTATTATTGCTTTCTTTTGTTTTTTTCAACTTAGTCAGGCACAAAAACCACAAAAACCCAATGCTGTTGAAATTTACAATCAAATTCAGAAATTAAATTTCTTAGGAAGCGTTCTTTATATCGCTGCTCATCCCGATGACGAAAATACGCGTTTGATTTCCTATTTTTCGAATGAAATAAAAGCCCGAACAGCCTATCTTTCCTTGACACGTGGCGATGGTGGTCAAAACTTAATAGGCCCGGAACTCCGTGAATTATTAGGAATGATTCGTACACAAGAATTACTTGAAGCGCGAAAAATTGATGGTGGCGAACAATTTTTTAGTCGCGCTAATGATTTTGGTTTTTCAAAAAATCCAGATGAAACTTTTGAAATTTGGGATAAGGAAAAAGTCTTAGCCGACGTTATTTGGACCATACGCAAATTCCAGCCTGATGTAATTATCAATCGTTTTGACCATCGTTCGCCAGGAACTACACACGGACATCATACTGCATCGGCCTTATTAAGTGTGGAAGCTTTTGGACTTTCTAATAATCCTGAACGATTTCCTGAACAATTGCAATTTTACAGTATTTGGCAACCTAAACGCGTATTCTTTAATCCGTCTATTTGGTTTTATGGCAGTCAGGAAAAATTTGATGCCGCCGACAAAACCAATTTTATTAGTCTAGAAACAGGGGTTTACTATCCTAATTTAGGAGTTTCAAATCAAGAAATTGCCGCTTTGAGTCGAAGTGCTCACAAATCACAAGGTTTTGGTAGTACAGGAAGTCGTGGTAAAGACATGGAATACCTCGAATTTATAAATGGTGAACCTATAAAAGACAAAACCAATATTTTTGAAGGAATTGACACAAGCTGGAATCGTGTCGAAGGTGGAAAATCCATTGGAAAACTAATTAATTCGATTCAAGAACGCTTTGATTTTTCTAACCCATCGGCTTCAATACCCGCATTGCTTAAGGCTTACCAAATGATTGATGCATTAGAGGAAAAACATTGGAAACCTATAAAATTAAACGAAATAAAAAATACCATCGCTGCATGTGCTGGATTGTATCTGGAAGCAGTAGCTACTGAAAATCAAACAACTCCAGGTACAGCGCTAAAAATCAAAATTGAAGCAGTGAATCGCAGTAGTATTCCAATGGAGTTACAAAGCATCAAAAATATTTCCAATAATAACAGCACTCCTATTACTACCATTTTAGCAAACAACGCTACTCAAAATCTGTCGGTTACTATTGAATTACCAAATGATATGCCCTATACACAACCTAATTGGTTAAAAGAAAAACCAAGCACGGGAATGTATCAGGTGTCAGAGCAAAAAAACATTGGTGTAGCCGATATTATTAGAGATGCTAAGCTAGAATTTGAACTTGTAATTAACGGAATTACAATGACTTTTGAGCGTCCTATTGTTTACAAATTTAATGATAATGTAAAAGGGGAAATGTATAATTATCTAGATGTAGTTCCAGAAGTAAGCTCCCGAATTATCGATCAGATTTCATTTTTCAATGATGGAAATACCAAAAAAATGGCTGTTATAGTCAAAGCTGGTAAAGACAACATCAAAGGAGAAGTACGTTTAGAACTCAATCCAGACTGGAGTGTTTTTCCTGATCATATCCCTTTTAGCTTGGATAAAAAAGATAGCGAAAAAACGGTTTTTTTTGAAGTAACACCTCCCAAAGAAGCTTCGGAAACCAATGTAAAAAGTGTGGTTAGCTTAAATGAAAAAAAATATGATAAAGAACAAGTAATTATCAATTATGAACATATTAGCAAACAACATGTGTTAGTTCCCGCTGAGGCCAAATTTAAAAAACTGGATCTAAAAATTACCAATGAAAAAATTGGTTATATCATGGGAGCAGGTGACAATGTACCCGAGTGTTTGAGCCAAATGGGGTATAAAGTAAGTATCATTACTCCAGAGGAAATCAATTCGCGCTATTTAAATAATTTTGATGTGATTATTACCGGAATACGCGCCTATAATACCTTGCCACTATTAAAAACAAAGCAACATTTGCTTTTAGAGTTTGTTAAAAGAGGTAAAACATTAATCGTACAATACAATACTCCAGATAAAAATATTCCAGCGAATATCGCACCTTACCCTTTAAAAATTTCGAATGATAGAGTAACCGATGAAAATTCGGCAGTTGAATTTTTAGCACCAAATCATCCCGTATTAAATTATCCTAACCCTATAACTGCTAAGGATTTTAAAGGCTGGACACAAGAACAAGGTTTGTATTATCCTAACGAATTTGATGCTGCCTTTACTCCTATTATTGCCTCAAACGACAAAGGAGAAACTCCCAAAAAAGGAGCCCTATTAGTAGCTAATTATGGAAAAGGAAACTATATTTATACAGGACTAAGTTTATTTAGAGAATTACCCGAAGGCGTATCTGGCGCTTATCGATTAATTGCGAATATGATAGCCCTAAAATCCGTTGAAACAACCGAAACTCAACCTTAA
- a CDS encoding phage integrase SAM-like domain-containing protein has translation MNESFTFREYKKANGKTPLVLTLRSNSKKERIALNLDINIDHWDKSKQRLKPINQENIDINLILDNIQSKITQIKTSYRLSDRVLTLETLKKEFLSNMPRIRLTAFYKMMLEEEKVMMEIGSYKRYLSVLKKIEAFDNDITFMEIDQNWLDKFRKHLRGLGNASTTVAANVAAVKKFLGLAQKSGIKLALNIDEIQVGSTKGNRTSLSTNELKRCAGYYFSPYIADSHRLILGYFLFSCMTGLRISDVQSLTRSNFMDNYVTFISKKHKRISQ, from the coding sequence ATGAATGAATCATTCACCTTTAGAGAATATAAAAAAGCTAACGGAAAAACCCCTTTAGTTTTAACTTTACGAAGCAATTCCAAAAAAGAAAGAATTGCTTTGAATTTGGATATCAATATTGATCATTGGGATAAAAGCAAACAACGCCTTAAGCCAATTAATCAGGAAAATATTGATATCAATCTTATCTTAGATAATATCCAGTCCAAAATCACTCAGATAAAAACTTCGTATCGTTTATCGGATAGGGTACTTACTTTGGAAACTCTTAAAAAAGAATTCCTAAGTAATATGCCCCGAATTCGACTTACTGCCTTTTACAAAATGATGTTAGAAGAAGAGAAGGTAATGATGGAAATTGGTTCCTATAAAAGATACCTTTCTGTTTTGAAAAAAATTGAAGCTTTTGACAATGACATTACTTTTATGGAAATCGACCAAAACTGGTTGGACAAATTCCGAAAGCATCTTAGAGGATTAGGTAATGCTAGTACAACTGTAGCAGCAAATGTAGCAGCAGTTAAAAAGTTTCTGGGATTGGCTCAAAAATCAGGAATTAAATTAGCATTAAACATTGACGAAATTCAGGTTGGCAGTACAAAAGGTAACAGAACCAGTCTTTCTACAAATGAACTAAAACGATGTGCAGGATATTATTTCAGTCCTTATATTGCCGACTCACATCGACTGATTTTAGGGTATTTTCTTTTTAGTTGTATGACAGGTTTGAGAATATCAGATGTTCAAAGTTTGACCCGTTCTAATTTTATGGATAACTATGTTACTTTTATTTCCAAAAAACACAAAAGGATCAGTCAGTAG
- a CDS encoding YhcH/YjgK/YiaL family protein: MIVDSLHNAAKYYSLHPAFEKAFQFLKENDLANLADGVTQYTDDLKIIVNSGNGNSKEQSLAFFECHEKNIDIQVCVAGPETYAWKPLEKCENPNGAYSDEKDVRFFFDQPDMFFELLPGQFTILFPTDVHAAMISNGKIKKIIIKVKI, translated from the coding sequence ATGATTGTAGATTCATTACACAATGCTGCTAAATACTATAGTTTACATCCTGCTTTTGAAAAAGCATTTCAATTTTTAAAAGAAAACGACTTAGCTAATTTAGCCGATGGCGTTACACAATACACAGATGATTTAAAAATTATAGTCAACTCTGGAAATGGAAATTCAAAAGAACAAAGTTTAGCTTTTTTTGAATGTCACGAAAAAAACATCGATATCCAAGTTTGCGTAGCCGGTCCAGAAACCTATGCTTGGAAACCTTTAGAAAAATGTGAAAACCCCAATGGCGCTTATAGCGACGAAAAAGACGTTCGTTTTTTCTTCGATCAACCGGATATGTTTTTTGAATTGTTGCCAGGACAATTTACCATCCTTTTCCCAACTGATGTGCACGCAGCCATGATTAGTAACGGAAAGATTAAAAAAATTATCATTAAGGTAAAAATCTAA